ATCCCTGCTTGCAATATTCTTTCTTCTTTTTCTAACACTTCTAGTTTTGCAATGGTACTATCATCGGTTATGTACTTAAACCAATATCCATTCTCGAAGCTGGATAGATCCTGATCAAGATCAGTCTCAACGTAAGAGTTATGAGCAGGGGGTGGGTCTTGGTCGCATTGAAGAATACGTGAGGCATTGGTTGAAGTGGGTGCGGTCAGGGATAGGAGGGTTGACTAACATGCTTGCGAATGACTGTATAAAAAAACACCTACATTCTACAGTTTATGTAGGATATAGGCGTTTGTATAATGAAGCAATATTGGTAAATAAGTATCTATGTATTAGCTACTGCTTCCTTCTGTTTAATCTTTCGCACTCCACCTACACCGACTAAGCCTACTAGAGTTAATCCTAGAAGAAGACCAAGGGAGGGTTCGGGGACTGATTGAGCGGATACGTGGATAGAATGTACCGCCATGCTTGTTTCAGCGGGGTTACCGTCGTTCGTGACGAGTAGAATTGTATCGAAGTCACCTACCATGGTATAAGTGAAAAATGCTAATGGATCGATTCCGATAAAATCGAATTGTCCATCTGCATCAAAATCCCATTCATATTGTACAATATTGCGAAATGGGTCATCGTCAAACGATACACTTGCGTCAAATTCAACTTGCTCATTTACGATTGCAGTTACAGGATTAGTCGTGAAGTCTGCTATTAGGTTTGCTGTCGCCTCTCTAACGAATAGGACTGATATTATCCCTACTATTATGCTTATTCCTTTAAATTTTT
This genomic stretch from Candidatus Scalindua japonica harbors:
- a CDS encoding PKD domain-containing protein encodes the protein MIEKFKGISIIVGIISVLFVREATANLIADFTTNPVTAIVNEQVEFDASVSFDDDPFRNIVQYEWDFDADGQFDFIGIDPLAFFTYTMVGDFDTILLVTNDGNPAETSMAVHSIHVSAQSVPEPSLGLLLGLTLVGLVGVGGVRKIKQKEAVANT